A single Cottoperca gobio chromosome 7, fCotGob3.1, whole genome shotgun sequence DNA region contains:
- the ctnnbip1 gene encoding beta-catenin-interacting protein 1 translates to MNHEEAPGKSPEDMYIQQKVRVLLMLKKMGSNLTPSEEAFLRNYAGVVHSQMSQLPQHNIDQGAEDVVMAFSRSEAEDRRQ, encoded by the exons ATGAACCACGAGGAGGCCCCGGGGAAGTCTCCTGAAGACATGTACATCCAACAGAAAGTGCGGGTCCTGCTCATGCTAAAGAAAATGGGATCGAAT CTTACGCCCAGTGAAGAGGCTTTTCTCCGCAATTACGCAGGTGTGGTCCACAGTCAGATGAGCCAGCTTCCACAGCACAACATAGACCAGG GTGCAGAGGACGTGGTGATGGCGTTCTCACGGTCAGAGGCGGAGGATCGGCGACAGTGA